Proteins from a single region of Leuconostoc gasicomitatum LMG 18811:
- a CDS encoding TcpD family membrane protein: protein MDIYNALKPVLLGLVVIIAGGRAIQHYGKNENKDMWVTILIGGLIYFFVNGPANTLNAFSGLMNSVLTFIQGLGG, encoded by the coding sequence ATGGATATTTATAATGCTTTAAAACCTGTATTACTAGGACTAGTCGTTATCATAGCAGGTGGTCGAGCCATTCAACACTATGGTAAAAATGAAAACAAAGATATGTGGGTCACTATTTTAATTGGTGGCTTAATTTATTTCTTCGTCAATGGGCCAGCCAACACCTTAAATGCTTTTTCGGGCTTAATGAATTCTGTCTTGACCTTTATTCAAGGGTTAGGAGGGTAA
- a CDS encoding restriction endonuclease subunit S: MSKMTPQIRFQGFTDDWEERKLGELSNIVGGGTPSTSNPEYWDGDIDWYAPAEIGEQSYVSKSKKTITELGLKKSSARILPVGTVLFTSRAGIGNTAILAKEATTNQGFQSIVPDQNKLDSYFIFSRTNELKRYGEVTGAGSTFVEVSGKQMSKMSIMVPELSEQQKIGSFFKQLDDTIALHQRKLDLLKEQKKGFLQKMFPKNGAKVPELRFSGFADDWEERKLEDAAEIIDGDRGKNYPSGDDFKNSGHTLFLSATNVTKQGFVFKENQYITKLKSELLGNGKVNLNDIILTSRGSIGHIGLYDERINENIPHARINSGMLILRTDKFNSPSFIAQFLKAPLGIKQIKLISFGSAQPQLTKKDIKKFKITLPKIEEQIKIGAFLKQLDHTIALHQRKLNLLKEQKKGFLQKMFVS; this comes from the coding sequence ATGAGTAAAATGACACCTCAGATTAGGTTTCAAGGTTTCACGGACGATTGGGAAGAGCGTAAGTTAGGAGAATTATCTAATATTGTGGGTGGTGGAACACCAAGTACATCGAACCCTGAATACTGGGACGGTGATATTGATTGGTATGCTCCAGCTGAAATTGGAGAACAAAGTTATGTTAGTAAAAGTAAAAAGACTATTACTGAACTAGGTCTAAAGAAGAGTTCAGCTCGAATTTTACCAGTAGGAACCGTCTTATTTACTTCTCGTGCTGGTATCGGAAACACCGCTATATTAGCCAAAGAAGCTACAACTAATCAAGGTTTTCAATCAATTGTTCCTGATCAAAATAAACTTGATAGTTATTTTATTTTTTCAAGAACTAATGAGCTCAAGCGATATGGGGAAGTCACCGGTGCAGGATCTACTTTTGTTGAGGTTTCAGGTAAGCAAATGTCGAAAATGTCGATTATGGTACCTGAACTTTCAGAACAACAAAAAATCGGTTCATTCTTTAAACAATTAGATGACACTATCGCTCTTCATCAACGTAAGTTAGATTTACTCAAGGAACAGAAAAAAGGCTTCTTGCAAAAAATGTTCCCCAAAAATGGCGCAAAAGTTCCTGAGTTGAGATTTTCAGGGTTTGCTGACGATTGGGAAGAGCGTAAGTTAGAAGATGCTGCTGAAATAATTGACGGTGACAGAGGTAAAAATTATCCATCAGGAGATGATTTTAAAAATAGTGGGCATACATTATTTTTAAGTGCAACAAATGTCACTAAACAAGGTTTTGTATTTAAAGAAAATCAATACATCACTAAATTAAAATCTGAATTATTAGGAAATGGTAAAGTAAATTTAAATGATATTATTTTAACTTCTAGAGGATCTATTGGACATATAGGGCTTTATGACGAAAGAATAAATGAAAATATACCACATGCCCGAATAAATTCAGGCATGTTAATTCTAAGAACTGACAAATTTAATAGCCCTAGTTTTATAGCACAATTTTTGAAGGCACCATTAGGAATAAAACAAATTAAATTAATTAGTTTCGGATCTGCGCAACCACAACTTACAAAAAAAGACATAAAAAAATTCAAAATCACACTGCCAAAAATTGAAGAACAGATTAAAATAGGAGCCTTCTTGAAACAACTAGATCACACTATCGCTCTTCATCAGCGTAAGTTGAATTTGCTCAAGGAACAGAAAAAAGGATTTCTACAAAAAATGTTTGTGTCGTAA
- a CDS encoding SIR2 family protein: MNKTIIKHINDAIDNNSLLIFVGAGVSANSKLPSWDELIEEFKSEMNIQGTDYLKIAQYYFDSVGQQKYLQKILDIFQEHVNAQPNEIHDEIFRIKPRHIITTNYDSLLEQKMNSSLDKYEIIKKDSDIPYSQSDHYLIKMHGDLIEKNMVLKEDDYLDYETNFYMISTLIKSIIMNNTILFIGYSLGDSTFNSIFRLIQKGFSDNAKKAYFFTVNKQDSAKVQYFKNKGIEVFTSETNKKINKEEFGNYTVQFLKQLNSDNKGLPSTSKQLWNNIKFLDNLYFVDPDSIVTFSNLKDEVFYFLSSLSWENNSETKFSVSDNITLTNFLNDKTGFINFFDFKSDDNFSYNQNPFLQSGYNLYNEHKYSEAKIRFRELANEAFDKKDYWNYLVAEFNINHIVLSFFESKEIPESKSGLNNLTQAIDALIINGDNQTQKIALYFRDEIQSFRFVYRKLFKINDLLDELRNERNNYMNGGNSANNNLEYAKQEFGLLINFVELNCITIYQYKEFQQVVHRFFECLLTAIGNANYGSSQNNDLIRTSSIINNLSLDDVKNIVPHLKKESIRTLLENYGLSKISIANDAKNYLLEKISKLSSKIDKNHFRGDKTELARYVGFLFFIKIDNINDLLPVLDNYPMDRNNFEDFQQLLIMSIKNIDSMKEESTDEVLTIVTDQINNIIDNGFLDFHKRNFELYSLLIAKTVNLKKKSYVFHSELLEEKFCFIDNNSNKIDRIHKYKEFLVNFYNFLDNTLKKYVDNILCKYDTLDDDSFNYSFANDLIISKINFFPEHKFKVLEQEVKKINDKPKEFYIYPDPRKNAISDIYAMIQQSYFTLEEVKEKLDLESIRGVFPEVDWTIFGDYSDQTITKFMKSRNFSNVQKYFGDTDEKRKKLNEWVIKQALDDNVRFENSK, translated from the coding sequence ATGAACAAAACGATAATAAAGCATATTAATGACGCAATTGATAATAATTCTTTACTTATTTTTGTTGGAGCAGGTGTATCAGCAAATTCTAAATTACCTAGTTGGGATGAATTAATAGAAGAATTTAAGTCTGAAATGAATATTCAGGGAACAGATTATTTAAAAATAGCACAATACTATTTTGATTCAGTAGGGCAACAAAAATATTTGCAAAAAATTCTAGATATCTTCCAAGAACATGTCAATGCACAACCTAATGAAATACATGATGAAATTTTCAGGATTAAGCCTAGACATATTATTACAACAAATTATGATTCATTGCTTGAACAGAAAATGAACTCTAGCCTTGACAAATATGAAATTATTAAGAAAGATTCAGATATTCCCTATTCACAATCTGATCATTATTTAATTAAAATGCATGGCGACTTGATTGAAAAAAACATGGTTCTTAAAGAGGATGACTATTTAGATTATGAAACCAATTTTTATATGATTTCTACACTAATCAAATCAATTATTATGAATAATACAATATTATTTATAGGATACTCCTTAGGTGACTCAACATTCAATTCAATTTTCAGGTTGATTCAAAAAGGTTTTTCTGACAATGCTAAAAAAGCTTATTTCTTTACTGTCAATAAACAAGATAGTGCTAAAGTCCAGTATTTTAAAAATAAAGGTATTGAAGTTTTTACAAGTGAAACTAATAAAAAAATTAATAAAGAAGAGTTTGGTAACTACACAGTACAGTTTCTGAAACAGTTAAATTCTGATAACAAGGGTCTTCCTAGCACTTCCAAACAATTATGGAATAACATCAAGTTTCTAGACAATCTTTATTTTGTTGATCCTGATTCAATCGTTACTTTTTCTAATTTAAAAGATGAAGTATTCTATTTTTTATCTAGCCTATCATGGGAAAATAATAGTGAAACCAAATTTAGTGTTTCTGATAATATTACACTAACCAATTTTTTAAATGATAAAACTGGCTTTATAAATTTTTTTGACTTTAAATCTGATGATAATTTCTCATACAATCAAAATCCTTTTTTACAAAGTGGTTATAACCTTTATAACGAACATAAATATAGTGAGGCAAAAATAAGATTCAGAGAGCTGGCTAATGAGGCGTTTGATAAAAAAGATTATTGGAATTATTTAGTCGCTGAATTTAATATTAATCATATAGTTTTGTCTTTCTTTGAATCTAAGGAAATTCCTGAATCGAAGTCAGGCCTTAATAATTTAACACAAGCTATTGATGCTTTGATAATAAATGGAGATAATCAAACACAAAAAATAGCACTTTATTTTAGAGATGAAATACAGAGCTTTCGATTTGTATATAGAAAGCTTTTTAAAATTAATGATTTGTTAGATGAGCTTAGAAATGAACGTAACAATTATATGAATGGTGGGAATTCAGCTAATAATAATCTCGAATATGCCAAACAAGAATTTGGTTTATTAATTAACTTCGTTGAGTTGAACTGTATCACTATTTATCAATATAAAGAATTTCAACAGGTGGTTCATCGCTTCTTTGAATGCTTATTAACTGCCATTGGTAACGCAAATTATGGTTCTTCCCAAAACAATGATTTAATAAGAACATCATCAATTATTAATAATCTGTCGTTGGATGATGTAAAAAATATTGTTCCACACTTGAAAAAAGAAAGCATCAGAACACTACTTGAGAACTATGGTTTATCAAAGATTTCCATTGCTAATGATGCAAAGAATTATTTGCTTGAAAAAATTTCAAAATTATCTAGTAAAATCGATAAAAATCATTTTCGGGGTGATAAAACTGAACTAGCCAGGTATGTTGGATTTCTTTTCTTTATTAAAATAGATAATATTAACGACTTACTTCCTGTGTTAGACAATTACCCTATGGACAGGAATAATTTTGAAGATTTCCAACAATTACTTATTATGAGTATTAAAAATATAGATTCAATGAAAGAAGAGTCAACTGACGAAGTATTAACAATAGTGACTGATCAAATTAATAATATAATTGATAATGGTTTTTTAGATTTTCATAAACGCAATTTTGAATTGTATTCTTTGCTAATAGCAAAAACAGTAAATTTGAAGAAAAAAAGTTATGTTTTTCATTCGGAATTATTAGAAGAAAAATTTTGTTTTATTGATAATAACTCAAATAAAATTGATAGAATTCACAAATATAAAGAATTCCTTGTTAATTTTTATAATTTTTTAGATAATACCTTAAAAAAATATGTTGATAATATATTGTGTAAATATGACACTTTGGATGACGATTCTTTTAACTACTCTTTTGCGAATGATTTAATTATTTCTAAAATTAACTTTTTTCCAGAACACAAATTCAAAGTTTTGGAACAAGAAGTTAAAAAAATAAATGATAAACCAAAGGAATTCTATATATATCCCGATCCACGAAAAAATGCCATATCAGACATATACGCTATGATTCAACAAAGCTATTTCACACTTGAAGAAGTAAAAGAAAAGCTAGATCTTGAATCTATTAGAGGAGTTTTCCCTGAAGTAGACTGGACAATATTTGGTGATTATTCTGATCAAACGATTACAAAATTTATGAAAAGCCGTAATTTTTCAAATGTTCAAAAATATTTTGGAGATACAGATGAAAAACGTAAAAAACTTAATGAGTGGGTAATAAAACAAGCTCTTGATGATAATGTACGGTTTGAAAATTCTAAATAA
- a CDS encoding type I restriction-modification system subunit M, whose product MATSLEQQLWAAADILRGKMDASEYKNYLLGLVFYKYLSDAELREVYEQENGQTKDFPDRSVQFQTLTEWFKDDAEELTEIIQLQKGYFIQPTQLFYTYRQQADRYEFNLTDLQAGFNELERQGDQFKGLFADIDLNSTKLGSNAQQRNVTITEVLRALDEIDLFEHDGDVIGDAYEYLIGQFAAGAGKKAGEFYTPQAVSRIISEITSIGQEDRTPFHIYDPTMGSGSLMLNIRRYLSNPKQIHYHGQELNTTTYNLARMNLILHGVDQERMNLNNGDTLDSDWPTEEPYQFDAVVMNPPYSAKWSAADKFLSDQRFERFGKLAPKSKADFAFLLHGFYHLKDTGTMGIVLPHGVLFRGAAEGTIRQALLEMGAIDAVIGLPANIFYGTSIPTTVIILKKHRATRDVLFIDASSDFDKQKNQNILLPAHIEKIVKAYKQREDADKYSHVASFEEIKENDFNLNIPRYVDTFEEEEPVNLVKVSNEIAKIENELSKNQSDLLDMMNQITVTKESEEIIEATKKILAGGQHE is encoded by the coding sequence ATGGCAACAAGTTTAGAGCAACAACTATGGGCAGCAGCGGATATTTTACGTGGTAAGATGGATGCTAGTGAATATAAAAACTATCTTTTAGGACTAGTCTTTTACAAGTATCTTTCAGATGCTGAACTTCGTGAAGTCTATGAACAAGAGAATGGTCAAACGAAAGATTTTCCAGATCGTAGTGTCCAATTTCAAACCCTGACAGAATGGTTTAAGGACGATGCAGAAGAACTAACAGAAATTATTCAACTGCAAAAAGGCTACTTTATTCAGCCAACACAATTATTTTATACGTATCGTCAACAAGCAGATCGCTACGAATTTAATTTAACAGATTTGCAAGCTGGTTTTAATGAATTAGAACGTCAAGGTGATCAATTCAAAGGATTGTTTGCAGATATTGATTTAAACTCAACTAAACTTGGTTCAAATGCACAACAACGTAACGTCACTATTACCGAAGTGCTTCGTGCGTTAGATGAAATTGATTTGTTTGAACATGATGGTGATGTAATTGGCGATGCTTATGAATACTTGATTGGCCAATTTGCGGCTGGGGCTGGTAAGAAAGCTGGAGAATTTTATACACCACAAGCCGTGTCACGTATCATTTCTGAAATTACTTCTATCGGCCAAGAGGATCGGACACCCTTTCATATCTATGATCCAACAATGGGTTCAGGTTCATTGATGTTGAATATCCGTCGTTATTTATCTAATCCAAAGCAAATCCATTATCATGGGCAGGAACTAAATACAACCACTTATAACTTAGCACGTATGAATCTAATTCTTCATGGCGTTGATCAAGAGCGTATGAATTTAAATAATGGTGATACCTTAGATTCTGATTGGCCAACTGAAGAGCCTTATCAATTCGATGCCGTAGTGATGAATCCACCATACTCAGCTAAATGGTCAGCAGCAGATAAGTTTTTATCAGATCAACGATTTGAACGTTTCGGTAAACTAGCTCCTAAATCAAAAGCTGATTTCGCCTTCTTATTACACGGTTTTTATCACTTGAAAGATACTGGCACAATGGGTATTGTCTTACCACACGGTGTATTATTCCGTGGTGCAGCAGAGGGTACTATTCGTCAAGCATTACTTGAAATGGGAGCTATTGATGCCGTGATTGGTTTACCCGCTAATATCTTTTATGGGACAAGTATTCCAACCACTGTGATTATTCTTAAAAAGCATCGTGCAACACGAGATGTTTTGTTTATTGATGCTTCAAGTGATTTTGATAAGCAAAAGAATCAAAATATTTTATTGCCAGCACACATTGAAAAGATTGTGAAAGCCTATAAGCAACGTGAAGACGCAGATAAGTATTCACATGTAGCAAGCTTTGAAGAAATTAAAGAAAATGATTTCAATTTAAATATTCCACGATATGTCGATACTTTTGAAGAAGAAGAGCCAGTGAATCTTGTAAAAGTCAGTAACGAAATTGCTAAGATTGAAAACGAGCTTTCCAAAAATCAATCAGATCTATTAGACATGATGAATCAAATAACAGTAACAAAAGAAAGTGAAGAGATTATTGAAGCCACAAAAAAAATTCTAGCAGGTGGTCAACATGAGTAA
- a CDS encoding conjugal transfer protein — MLKIPKLKINFEYEKKKKEKPIKIPKAHTLNLGRVRSIVLLILIGLFIYLSYVLLLANATAHKNKSLQQTVTTLNHRINQENAGTTSYNPLVDQYMTQFLKVYYSPASGDSDTRTKQLTQYLSSNLTLPNTDKNTDLKLVSSTLTGIFTVDTVKTAQYRLTVEANNKQSQLTVDIPYQQDNEKLTVTGLPYVANPINSVSHIGQSRLANTGKTLSSEQTTKKVAKFTKQFAQKYVSSSTKDMAFLMAYPVGLDGAVDFVSLNDSSIKVSGTSKNPIVTATMTVKVHDSDITQVQTIRLYLKQQASTYFVTKFIQA, encoded by the coding sequence ATGCTCAAGATTCCGAAACTCAAAATTAACTTTGAGTACGAAAAAAAGAAAAAAGAAAAACCCATCAAAATTCCTAAAGCACATACTTTGAACTTAGGTCGGGTGCGTTCGATTGTCCTATTAATCTTAATAGGGCTTTTTATTTACTTGAGTTATGTGCTACTTTTAGCTAATGCAACTGCGCATAAAAATAAATCTTTACAACAAACAGTCACCACTTTGAATCACCGCATTAACCAAGAAAATGCTGGTACAACCAGTTATAATCCATTAGTGGATCAGTACATGACCCAGTTTTTAAAAGTTTATTATTCACCAGCAAGTGGTGATTCCGATACGCGAACGAAACAGCTAACTCAATATTTATCCAGTAATTTAACGTTACCTAATACCGATAAAAATACTGATTTAAAGCTGGTTTCATCTACATTAACTGGTATTTTCACAGTAGATACCGTCAAAACAGCACAATATCGTTTAACAGTTGAAGCCAATAACAAACAAAGTCAATTAACCGTTGATATTCCTTACCAACAGGATAACGAAAAGCTAACCGTTACTGGTTTACCTTATGTCGCCAATCCCATTAACAGTGTCAGTCATATAGGTCAATCTCGATTAGCTAACACTGGAAAGACACTGAGTAGTGAACAAACCACAAAAAAAGTTGCCAAGTTCACCAAACAATTTGCCCAAAAATATGTTTCCTCATCAACGAAAGATATGGCTTTTTTGATGGCATATCCTGTTGGCTTAGATGGCGCAGTTGATTTTGTTTCTCTTAATGATAGTTCAATCAAAGTATCTGGTACTAGTAAAAATCCAATAGTGACAGCGACTATGACCGTCAAAGTTCACGATTCAGATATCACACAAGTACAAACGATTCGACTGTATTTGAAACAACAAGCTTCAACTTATTTCGTCACTAAATTTATCCAAGCATAG
- a CDS encoding type I restriction endonuclease subunit R — MSSELSIENQFIHILSEKENQWRFRSDLKTEADLWSNFRNHLNRLNTAVLEGLSLTDTEFERVRVEFLRLTSSPFLASQWLRGENGVAQILLERESGEKISLEAFRNKDVAGGTSAYEVVHQIVPDTERSTRGDVTLLINGLPIIHIELKKESAKDGYMQAYHQIQRYAQDGFFNGIYATTQLFVVSNRVDTRYFARPSEDTDNAYQRMTKFLFNWRTEDNVPIPDLFDFARIVLRIPDAHELISQYTILVDDQKSQKFLMVLRPYQIHAIRKIKRQAALHEGGFIWHATGSGKTITSFVATKLLAQNAIGVDRTIMVVDRTDLDAQTQDEFTKFASEYHTGQTSGNSINNTLIVGIQNKKQLTRQLLSKKNNNTIMITTIQKLSAAMRSAQDESKQQNGHNQFDKLRQEHIVFIVDEAHRAVSDEEMRNIKKILPNSTWFGLTGTPIFKENQKQENGTYARTTEQQYGPLLHAYTTKNAMDDQAVLGFQVEYHALLPEGDQEEIIARLNHDQVPDELLAQERLLPTDIYETDQHIQAMLHKIFDRRSVIKKFKVQNGYPTMSGILTTHSIAQAKRIYHTLKEMKASGKLMTGRHFDERHQLIDPDFPRIAITFSTNPDQQDKNSTDDELLEIMSDYAKQFDSTIYTDEKSYNQNINKRLARKEKQYQFNGQWLDLVIVVDRLLTGFDSPTIQTLYVDRDLKYQKLLQAFSRTNRIYAGKDAGMIVTFRKPETMKQNVQDTFRLFSNEKQNFEVLVPKEYAEVRTEFDDLVNQYFQAEIILEESPGHLPSMIAQVKAYQKLAHNFKILKSYDDYEEEADALAPITSQLPSFQGKAENLKATIKDEIEGNGDNTIDLEQLLSDIVFSSTQNATHKEQVDSFYINQLLKAIQDKEDGAIEKFDQEIKRKDPLVQPMYQNLKEQLLQTSDNIDVVASKETAIQAKIQAIMAEQAQEFGLSLELLKSAVNEYQADKQVIPYLPDLLATMTLSKNDFEAQTGEKYRKRTKIIEQSLRARFDLIQKWKEEL; from the coding sequence ATGTCATCAGAGTTATCAATTGAAAATCAATTTATCCATATTCTAAGTGAAAAAGAAAATCAGTGGCGATTTCGTTCAGATTTGAAAACTGAAGCTGATCTTTGGTCTAATTTTAGAAATCATCTTAATCGTTTAAATACGGCTGTTTTGGAGGGCTTATCGCTCACAGATACAGAATTTGAACGTGTTCGAGTTGAATTCCTACGTTTAACAAGTTCACCATTTTTAGCATCACAATGGTTACGTGGTGAAAATGGGGTTGCCCAAATTCTCTTAGAGCGAGAATCTGGAGAAAAAATTAGTTTGGAAGCTTTCCGTAATAAAGACGTAGCTGGTGGTACTTCAGCTTATGAGGTCGTGCATCAAATTGTTCCAGATACTGAACGCAGTACCAGAGGCGATGTTACGCTACTCATCAATGGCTTACCAATTATCCATATCGAACTCAAAAAAGAATCGGCTAAAGACGGATACATGCAAGCCTATCATCAGATACAACGCTATGCGCAAGATGGTTTTTTCAATGGTATTTATGCGACTACACAATTATTTGTGGTATCTAATCGGGTTGATACCCGTTATTTTGCACGTCCAAGTGAAGATACCGATAACGCTTATCAACGCATGACCAAATTTTTATTTAACTGGCGCACTGAAGACAATGTACCAATTCCTGATTTATTTGATTTTGCCAGAATTGTTCTCAGAATTCCAGATGCGCATGAACTCATCAGCCAATACACGATTTTAGTAGATGATCAAAAGAGTCAAAAGTTTTTGATGGTTTTACGTCCATATCAAATTCATGCTATTCGTAAAATCAAACGTCAAGCTGCTTTACATGAAGGTGGTTTCATTTGGCATGCGACTGGTTCAGGTAAAACTATTACGAGTTTTGTGGCTACTAAATTATTAGCCCAAAATGCAATTGGTGTTGATCGCACGATTATGGTTGTTGACAGAACTGATTTAGATGCTCAAACACAAGATGAGTTTACCAAGTTTGCTTCAGAATACCATACAGGGCAAACATCGGGCAACAGTATCAATAATACTTTGATTGTCGGCATCCAAAATAAAAAGCAATTAACACGACAGTTATTATCAAAAAAGAATAATAACACGATTATGATTACAACAATTCAAAAACTTTCTGCAGCGATGCGTTCGGCACAAGATGAAAGTAAGCAACAAAACGGACATAATCAGTTTGATAAGCTACGTCAAGAACATATCGTATTTATCGTCGATGAAGCTCACCGTGCGGTGAGTGATGAAGAAATGCGAAACATCAAAAAGATTTTACCCAATTCCACTTGGTTTGGCTTGACAGGGACACCAATATTTAAAGAAAACCAAAAGCAAGAAAATGGTACTTATGCCCGTACAACGGAACAACAATATGGTCCGTTATTACATGCATATACCACTAAAAATGCGATGGATGATCAAGCCGTACTTGGTTTTCAAGTCGAGTATCATGCACTTTTGCCAGAAGGAGATCAAGAAGAAATTATTGCACGCCTTAATCATGATCAAGTACCAGATGAACTCTTGGCACAAGAGCGCTTACTACCGACCGATATTTACGAAACTGATCAACATATTCAGGCAATGCTACACAAAATTTTTGATCGTCGGAGCGTTATTAAAAAATTTAAAGTGCAAAATGGTTATCCAACCATGTCTGGTATTTTAACCACGCACTCGATTGCTCAAGCTAAACGGATTTATCATACTCTAAAAGAGATGAAAGCTTCAGGAAAACTCATGACGGGGCGCCATTTTGATGAGCGTCATCAATTGATTGACCCTGATTTTCCACGCATAGCGATCACGTTCTCAACAAATCCTGACCAACAAGATAAAAACAGTACCGATGATGAATTGCTTGAGATTATGTCTGACTATGCGAAGCAGTTCGATAGTACCATTTATACTGATGAAAAGTCATACAACCAAAATATTAATAAGCGTTTAGCTCGTAAAGAAAAACAGTATCAATTTAATGGGCAGTGGCTGGACTTAGTCATAGTTGTAGATCGCTTGCTGACTGGTTTTGATTCACCAACGATTCAAACACTTTACGTTGATCGCGATCTGAAATACCAAAAGTTATTACAAGCCTTTTCTCGAACCAACCGGATTTATGCTGGTAAAGATGCAGGAATGATTGTTACATTCCGTAAACCAGAAACAATGAAACAAAATGTACAGGATACTTTCCGCTTGTTTTCTAATGAAAAGCAAAATTTTGAAGTCCTAGTGCCTAAAGAATATGCTGAAGTACGAACAGAATTCGATGATTTGGTGAATCAATATTTTCAGGCAGAAATAATCTTAGAGGAAAGTCCTGGACATTTACCAAGTATGATTGCACAAGTGAAAGCCTATCAAAAGTTAGCGCATAACTTTAAAATCTTAAAAAGTTATGATGACTACGAAGAAGAAGCTGATGCTTTGGCACCAATTACATCACAGTTACCAAGTTTTCAAGGTAAGGCTGAAAATTTAAAAGCAACCATTAAAGATGAAATTGAAGGAAATGGCGATAATACCATTGACCTAGAACAATTGTTATCAGATATTGTTTTCTCATCAACACAGAATGCAACCCATAAAGAACAAGTGGATAGTTTTTATATTAATCAATTGCTAAAAGCGATTCAGGATAAAGAAGATGGTGCCATTGAGAAGTTCGATCAAGAAATTAAAAGAAAAGATCCGTTGGTGCAACCAATGTATCAAAATTTAAAAGAGCAACTACTCCAAACATCAGATAACATTGATGTGGTTGCTTCAAAAGAAACTGCAATTCAAGCAAAAATCCAAGCAATAATGGCAGAGCAGGCACAAGAATTTGGTTTGTCACTTGAATTACTAAAATCAGCAGTTAACGAGTACCAGGCTGATAAACAAGTGATTCCATATTTACCTGACTTATTAGCGACGATGACCTTATCAAAAAACGATTTTGAGGCTCAAACAGGTGAAAAGTACCGAAAGCGTACGAAAATTATTGAACAAAGTTTACGAGCACGTTTTGATCTCATTCAAAAGTGGAAAGAAGAATTATAA